A stretch of Corallococcus soli DNA encodes these proteins:
- a CDS encoding DNA alkylation repair protein: MTLEETMRELERLGSPQTRKTYLRHGAPEPLSGVNFGPLGALKKRIGTDPALARALWSSGHTDARLLATMVADAPALSWAELGAWAKALDWHTLTDVFVTNVALRSPHAVKALEWTRSSSEWVGRAGWQLLASLLMKSTVLAQEDLSPWVKRIEQELPTAKNRVREAMNSALIALGAQGGALQVAALATAKRLGKVEVDHGDTACETPDAAQYIHKVQARKAGTAAKTPRASKPVAAATKSAKPSATKRTATKSAKPSATKRTATKSAKPSATKRTVTKSAKPSAAKRTATARTRTRA; encoded by the coding sequence ATGACCCTTGAAGAGACGATGCGGGAGCTGGAGCGGCTGGGTTCGCCGCAGACACGCAAGACGTACCTCCGACACGGGGCTCCCGAGCCCCTGTCTGGCGTGAACTTCGGTCCGCTGGGGGCGCTGAAGAAGCGCATCGGCACGGACCCCGCGCTCGCCCGGGCGCTGTGGTCGTCGGGGCACACCGATGCGCGGCTCCTGGCGACGATGGTCGCGGACGCTCCCGCGCTGTCCTGGGCGGAGCTGGGCGCCTGGGCGAAGGCGCTCGACTGGCACACCCTGACGGACGTCTTCGTGACGAACGTGGCGCTGCGCTCACCGCATGCGGTGAAGGCGCTGGAGTGGACACGCTCCTCGTCGGAGTGGGTGGGGCGCGCGGGCTGGCAGCTGCTCGCCTCGCTGCTCATGAAGTCGACGGTGCTCGCGCAGGAGGATTTGTCGCCCTGGGTGAAGCGCATCGAGCAGGAGCTGCCGACCGCGAAGAACCGGGTCCGCGAAGCGATGAACAGCGCGCTCATCGCGCTGGGGGCGCAGGGCGGCGCGCTCCAGGTCGCGGCGCTCGCGACGGCGAAGCGGCTGGGCAAGGTGGAGGTGGATCACGGCGACACGGCCTGCGAGACGCCGGACGCCGCGCAATACATCCACAAGGTGCAGGCGCGGAAGGCTGGCACGGCCGCGAAGACGCCACGGGCGTCGAAGCCGGTGGCCGCCGCCACGAAGTCCGCGAAGCCGTCCGCGACGAAGCGCACGGCCACGAAGTCCGCGAAGCCGTCCGCGACGAAGCGCACGGCCACGAAATCCGCGAAGCCGTCCGCCACGAAGCGTACGGTCACGAAGTCCGCGAAGCCGTCCGCAGCGAAGCGCACGGCCACTGCGCGCACGCGGACCCGCGCGTAG
- a CDS encoding response regulator transcription factor translates to METPLQPGSHVLLVIPEPGAAPAAGAQGPSMAGELIIGGQRYHLVPAPSQEPAPSSPKPALAPPVSRLLTARELQVVSCVRAGWGNKQIAVKLGISTWTVAAHLRRIFAKLGVDTRAAMVSRCLDAASLPPTP, encoded by the coding sequence ATGGAGACGCCACTTCAACCCGGCAGCCACGTGCTGCTCGTCATCCCCGAGCCCGGCGCCGCGCCCGCCGCGGGCGCGCAGGGGCCCTCCATGGCCGGAGAGCTCATCATCGGAGGCCAGCGCTATCACCTGGTGCCAGCACCGTCCCAGGAACCAGCACCTTCATCCCCGAAGCCCGCGCTCGCGCCGCCCGTCTCGCGACTGCTCACCGCGCGCGAACTCCAGGTCGTCTCGTGCGTCCGCGCGGGCTGGGGCAACAAGCAGATCGCCGTGAAGCTGGGCATCAGCACATGGACCGTGGCGGCCCACCTGCGGCGCATCTTCGCCAAGCTCGGCGTGGACACCCGGGCGGCCATGGTGTCGCGCTGTCTGGACGCGGCGTCCCTGCCGCCTACGCCCTAG
- a CDS encoding DUF4438 domain-containing protein, which produces MDVPLPFVMEPDTRAATAPRTNVSRLVAAAVAGQVSHPIVHASPYRIGRDGVLRLVPGSGGIVLNRRVGDPAVGLAADHMEAGVSLHNNGREVVGPRNGPNQALMFYACVGNRARVTTGPAQGAEGTVVGKHGGINHVIVDFPPHVKRRLLIGDRVQLDAYGQGLELPDFPDVRVQNLSPRLLRRWGVRTARGRLVIPVTHTVPAEVMGSGMGRSEGVLGDLDIQLSDPVLVRRFRLGSLRLGDLVAVCPLDYRHGPSRRPGTVTVGVVVHSDSKVAGHGPGMTPLLVAPAACVRLVRQPRANLAFVLGLRRSVASPRRDARRNRL; this is translated from the coding sequence ATGGACGTTCCCCTGCCCTTCGTGATGGAGCCGGACACGCGGGCCGCCACGGCGCCGCGGACCAACGTGTCGCGGCTGGTGGCCGCGGCGGTGGCGGGACAGGTGTCCCATCCCATCGTGCACGCCTCGCCCTATCGCATCGGGCGGGACGGGGTGCTCCGGCTGGTGCCCGGCAGCGGGGGCATCGTCCTCAACCGGCGCGTGGGGGACCCCGCGGTGGGGCTCGCGGCGGACCACATGGAGGCGGGGGTGTCGCTGCACAACAACGGGCGCGAGGTGGTGGGCCCTCGCAACGGCCCCAACCAGGCGCTCATGTTCTATGCCTGCGTGGGCAACCGCGCGCGCGTGACGACCGGCCCCGCCCAGGGCGCCGAGGGCACGGTGGTGGGCAAGCACGGGGGCATCAACCACGTCATCGTGGACTTCCCGCCCCACGTGAAGCGGCGGCTGCTCATCGGGGACCGGGTGCAGTTGGATGCGTACGGCCAGGGGCTGGAGCTGCCGGACTTCCCGGACGTGCGCGTGCAGAACCTGTCGCCCCGGCTGCTGCGGCGCTGGGGCGTGCGGACGGCGCGGGGACGGCTGGTCATCCCCGTCACGCACACGGTGCCCGCGGAGGTGATGGGCTCCGGGATGGGGCGCTCCGAGGGCGTGCTGGGGGACCTGGACATCCAGCTGTCGGATCCGGTGCTGGTGCGGCGCTTCCGGTTGGGCTCGCTGCGGTTGGGGGACCTGGTGGCGGTGTGTCCGCTGGACTATCGCCATGGCCCCAGCCGGCGGCCGGGCACCGTCACCGTGGGCGTGGTGGTGCATTCGGACAGCAAGGTGGCGGGCCATGGCCCGGGGATGACGCCGCTGCTCGTCGCCCCCGCCGCGTGCGTCCGGCTCGTGCGGCAGCCCCGGGCGAACCTGGCGTTCGTGCTGGGCCTGCGCCGGAGCGTGGCCTCGCCGCGGCGTGACGCGAGGAGGAACCGCCTCTAG